In Lonchura striata isolate bLonStr1 chromosome 39, bLonStr1.mat, whole genome shotgun sequence, one DNA window encodes the following:
- the LOC144248169 gene encoding olfactory receptor 14A16-like: protein MPISCAGIFKVLSTLKYSIILFLTDSHVQPQQMSNSSSITHFLLLALADTRQLQLLHFCLFLGISLAALLGNGLIISAVACGHHLHTPMFFFLLNLALSDLGSICTTVPKAMHNSLWDTSTISYTGCAAQVFLIFFFLGSEFSLLTIMCYDRYVSICRPLHYGTLLGSRACAHMAAAAWASAFLNALMHTANTFSLPLCHGNALGQFFCEIPQILKLSCSKSHLRELGLIAVSVCLALGCFVFIVFSYVQIFRAVLRIPSEQGRHKAFSTCLPHLAVVSLFLSTGAFAYLQPSLISSPSLDLALSVLYSVVPPALNALIYSLSNQELKAAVWRLMTGCFQKQ from the coding sequence ATGCCCATAAGCTGTGCTGGGATATTTAAAGTCCTCTCCACACTCAAATATTcaataattctttttcttacagattcccatgtgcagccacagcaaatgtccaacagcagctccatcacccacttcctcctgctggcactggcagacacgcggcagctgcagctcctgcacttctgcctcttcctgggcatctccctggctgccctcctgggcaacggcctcatcatcagcgccgtagcctgcggccaccacctgcacacgcccatgttcttcttcctgctcaacctggccctcagcgacctgggctccatctgcaccactgtccccaaagccatgcacaattccctctgggacaccagcaccatctcctacacaggatgtgctgctcaagTCTTTCTGATATTCTTCTTCCTTGGATCAGAGTtttccctcctgaccatcatgtgctatgaccgctacgtgtccatctgcagacccctgcactacgggaccctcctgggcagcagagcttgtgcccacatggcagcagctgcctgggccagtgcctttctcaatgctctcatgcacacagccaatacattttccctgcccctgtgccatggcaatgccctgggccagttcttctgtgaaatcccccagatcctcaagctctcctgctccaaatcccacctcagggaacttgggctcattGCTGTTAGTGTCTGTTTGGCacttggttgttttgtgttcattgttttctcctatgtgcagatcttcagggctgtgctgaggatcccctctgagcagggacggcacaaagccttttccacctgcctccctcacctggctgtggtctctcTCTTCCTCAGCACTGGTGCATTTGCCTACCTGCAGCCCTCCTTGATCTCCTCCCCATCTCTGGATCTTGCCCTGTCAGTTTTGTActcagtggtgcctccagccctgaacgccctcatctacagcctgagtaaccaggagctcaaggctgcagtgtggagactgatgactggatgctttcagaaaCAATAA